One window from the genome of Ailuropoda melanoleuca isolate Jingjing chromosome 5, ASM200744v2, whole genome shotgun sequence encodes:
- the SPRY1 gene encoding protein sprouty homolog 1 isoform X1, whose product MGLSEKVLDLDSCVRGEDRLPRASEISDECQVSTDCQNSRSLHMDPQNQHGSGSSLVVIQQPTLDSRQRLDYEREIQPAAILSLDQIKAIRGSNEYTEGPSVVKRPAPRTAPRQEKHERTHEIIPINVNNNYEHRPTSHLGHAGLSNNARGPILSRSTSTGSAASSGSNSSASSEQGLLGRSPPTRPVPGNRSERAIRTQPKQLIVDDLKGSLKEDLTQHKFICEQCGKCKCGECTAPRTLPSCLACNRQCLCSAESMVEYGTCMCLVKGIFYHCSNDDEGDSFSDNPCSCSQSHCCSRYLCMGAMSLFLPCLLCYPPAKGCLKLCRGCYDWIHRPGCRCKNSNTVYCKLESCPSRGQGKPS is encoded by the exons ATGGGATTGTCCGAAAAGGTATTGGACTTGGATTCCTGTGTCCGTGGGGAAGACAGGTTGCCGAGAGCGAGCGA gATTTCAGATGAATGCCAGGTTTCCACTGATTGCCAGAATTCGAGATCACTACACATGGATCCCCAAAATCAACATGGCAGTGGCAGTTCATTAGTTGTGATCCAGCAGCCTACATTGGATAGCCGTCAGAGGTTAGACTATGAGAGAGAAATTCAGCCTGCTGCTATTTTGTCTTTAGACCAGATCAAGGCCATCAGAGGCAGTAACGAATATACGGAAGGGCCATCTGTGGTGAAAAGACCTGCTCCTCGAACAGCACCAAGACAAGAAAAGCATGAAAGGACTCATGAAATCATACCAATTAATGTGAATAACAATTATGAGCATAGACCTACAAGCCACCTGGGACATGCAGGACTCTCAAATAATGCCAGAGGTCCCATTTTGAGCAGATCGACCAGCACTGGAAGTGCAGCCAGTTCTGGGAGCAACAGCAGTGCGTCTTCTGAGCAGGGACTGTTAGGAAGGTCACCACCTACCAGACCAGTCCCTGGGAATAGGTCTGAAAGGGCAATCCGGACCCAGCCCAAGCAACTAATTGTGGATGACTTGAAGGGTTCCTTGAAAGAGGACCTGACACAGCACAAGTTTATTTGTGAACAGTGTGGGAAGTGCAAGTGTGGAGAATGCACAGCTCCCAGGACCCTGCCATCCTGTTTGGCCTGCAATCGTCAGTGCCTTTGCTCTGCTGAGAGCATGGTGGAATATGGAACCTGCATGTGCTTAGTCAAGGGCATCTTCTACCACTGCTCCAATGATGATGAAGGGGATTCTTTCTCGGATAATCCTTGCTCCTGTTCACAGTCACACTGCTGCTCTAGGTACCTGTGTATGGGAGCCATGTCTCTATTTTTACCTTGCTTACTCTGTTATCCTCCTGCTAAGGGATGCCTGAAGCTGTGCAGGGGGTGTTATGACTGGATCCATCGCCCAGGATGCAGATGTAAGAACTCCAACACTGTCTATTGTAAGCTGGAGAGCTGCCCCTCCAGGGGTCAGGGTAAACCATCATGA
- the SPRY1 gene encoding protein sprouty homolog 1 isoform X2: protein MDPQNQHGSGSSLVVIQQPTLDSRQRLDYEREIQPAAILSLDQIKAIRGSNEYTEGPSVVKRPAPRTAPRQEKHERTHEIIPINVNNNYEHRPTSHLGHAGLSNNARGPILSRSTSTGSAASSGSNSSASSEQGLLGRSPPTRPVPGNRSERAIRTQPKQLIVDDLKGSLKEDLTQHKFICEQCGKCKCGECTAPRTLPSCLACNRQCLCSAESMVEYGTCMCLVKGIFYHCSNDDEGDSFSDNPCSCSQSHCCSRYLCMGAMSLFLPCLLCYPPAKGCLKLCRGCYDWIHRPGCRCKNSNTVYCKLESCPSRGQGKPS from the coding sequence ATGGATCCCCAAAATCAACATGGCAGTGGCAGTTCATTAGTTGTGATCCAGCAGCCTACATTGGATAGCCGTCAGAGGTTAGACTATGAGAGAGAAATTCAGCCTGCTGCTATTTTGTCTTTAGACCAGATCAAGGCCATCAGAGGCAGTAACGAATATACGGAAGGGCCATCTGTGGTGAAAAGACCTGCTCCTCGAACAGCACCAAGACAAGAAAAGCATGAAAGGACTCATGAAATCATACCAATTAATGTGAATAACAATTATGAGCATAGACCTACAAGCCACCTGGGACATGCAGGACTCTCAAATAATGCCAGAGGTCCCATTTTGAGCAGATCGACCAGCACTGGAAGTGCAGCCAGTTCTGGGAGCAACAGCAGTGCGTCTTCTGAGCAGGGACTGTTAGGAAGGTCACCACCTACCAGACCAGTCCCTGGGAATAGGTCTGAAAGGGCAATCCGGACCCAGCCCAAGCAACTAATTGTGGATGACTTGAAGGGTTCCTTGAAAGAGGACCTGACACAGCACAAGTTTATTTGTGAACAGTGTGGGAAGTGCAAGTGTGGAGAATGCACAGCTCCCAGGACCCTGCCATCCTGTTTGGCCTGCAATCGTCAGTGCCTTTGCTCTGCTGAGAGCATGGTGGAATATGGAACCTGCATGTGCTTAGTCAAGGGCATCTTCTACCACTGCTCCAATGATGATGAAGGGGATTCTTTCTCGGATAATCCTTGCTCCTGTTCACAGTCACACTGCTGCTCTAGGTACCTGTGTATGGGAGCCATGTCTCTATTTTTACCTTGCTTACTCTGTTATCCTCCTGCTAAGGGATGCCTGAAGCTGTGCAGGGGGTGTTATGACTGGATCCATCGCCCAGGATGCAGATGTAAGAACTCCAACACTGTCTATTGTAAGCTGGAGAGCTGCCCCTCCAGGGGTCAGGGTAAACCATCATGA
- the LOC117802474 gene encoding translation initiation factor IF-2-like, translating into MGTLPLRPPQRRKVAPPSYPAASAPGERRRPSTSPPPRRTPEPAPAARSQSGPRAGGSVHTPHQPRRGGRGGIAPAAACRPAASPAPTGQERSPRPPSGCGGQFSGDSARPSAADLSQLAFAAQLSNIHLWDFSPAAPFHELGRGRGIPSGGLSSLSEKRAGERQREQSVTGPPTGTLCSALGRAARSAARAESGAGWAGRQLARRPQPAAMCWLLLLPVIDRPAHSRRVSSEPK; encoded by the exons ATGGGGACCCTCCCTCTTCGCCCTCCGCAGCGGCGGAAAGTCGCCCCCCCCAGTTACCCAGCCGCGAGCGCCCCGGGAGAGAGGAGGCGCccctccacttcccctccccctcgccGAACCCCGGAGCCCGCACCTGCCGCGCGGAGCCAGTCGG GTCCCCGTGCGGGCGGCAGCGTGCACACGCCGCATCAACCGCGGCGGGGAGGACGAGGAGGCATTGCCCCTGCTGCGGCGTGTCGGCCCgcggcctcccccgcccccaccgggCAGGAGCGCTCCCCGCGGCCCCCTTCCGGCTGCGGAGGACAATTCTCCGGAGACTCCGCGCGGCCCAGCGCAGCCGACCTCTCACAGCTCGCGTTCGCCGCGCAGCTCAGTAACATCCACCTCTGGGACTTTTCTCCTGCAGCCCCCTTCCACgaactggggagagggaggggaatcCCTTCAGGAGGGCTCTCGAGTCTCTCAGAAAAGCGAGCCGGGGAACGGCAGCGAGAACAGTCCGTGACGGGCCCACCGACTGGCACGCTGTGCTCT GCACTCGGACGCGCAGCGCGCTCAGCCGCCCGGGCGGAGAGTGGAGCGGGGTGGGCTGGCCGCCAGCTCGCCCGCCGCCCGCAGCCCGCTGCCATGTGCTGGCTGTTGCTGCTCCCAGTGATTGACAGGCCGGCGCACAGTCGGCGTGTCAGCAGCGAACCAAAGTAA